A region of Thermobifida halotolerans DNA encodes the following proteins:
- a CDS encoding ABC transporter permease, which yields MTAAHSLPDPTTEPEEPAAAAPEAPRREALYFALRNPKLLIGLGIVLLLLLAGLVVPPFLEHGPNERYAPPLLPPSGDHLFGTTQFGQDLFTQFVHGIRATFVVGLLGGGIAAVVGMTIGFVAGYKGGWIDEVLNMLTNVVLVLPTLAVLFIIAAYVDSYSVVTQSFFIGMTSWPWAARAVRSQALSLSSRDFVDLARLSGVRPWKIIVRDIAPNMSSYLFMTFILLFGGAVLAAAGLDFVGLGPSDGMSLGLIMHQAVKWGALQLGVWWWFVPPGLGITAIVGAMYVMNVGLDEVFNPKLREM from the coding sequence ATGACCGCCGCGCACTCGCTGCCCGACCCGACCACGGAGCCCGAGGAGCCGGCGGCCGCCGCTCCGGAGGCGCCCCGGCGCGAGGCCCTGTACTTCGCGCTGCGCAACCCCAAGCTGCTGATCGGCCTGGGGATCGTGCTCCTGCTGCTGCTGGCGGGCCTCGTCGTCCCGCCGTTTCTGGAGCACGGGCCCAACGAGCGGTACGCGCCGCCGCTGCTGCCCCCCTCCGGGGACCACCTGTTCGGCACCACGCAGTTCGGCCAGGACCTGTTCACCCAGTTCGTCCACGGCATCCGCGCGACCTTCGTGGTCGGCCTCCTCGGCGGCGGGATCGCGGCGGTCGTCGGCATGACGATCGGCTTCGTCGCCGGCTACAAGGGCGGCTGGATCGACGAGGTGCTCAACATGCTGACCAACGTCGTCCTGGTGCTGCCCACCCTGGCGGTGCTGTTCATCATCGCCGCCTACGTGGACTCCTACAGCGTGGTGACGCAGTCCTTCTTCATCGGCATGACCTCCTGGCCGTGGGCCGCGCGCGCGGTCCGCTCCCAGGCGCTGTCGCTCAGCTCCCGCGACTTCGTCGACCTGGCCCGGCTCAGCGGGGTGCGCCCCTGGAAGATCATCGTCCGCGACATCGCGCCGAACATGAGCTCCTACCTGTTCATGACGTTCATCCTGCTCTTCGGCGGCGCCGTGCTGGCCGCCGCGGGCCTGGACTTCGTGGGACTGGGGCCGAGCGACGGCATGTCGCTGGGCCTGATCATGCACCAGGCGGTCAAGTGGGGCGCCCTCCAGCTCGGCGTGTGGTGGTGGTTCGTGCCTCCGGGGCTGGGCATCACCGCGATCGTCGGAGCGATGTACGTCATGAACGTGGGTCTGGACGAGGTCTTCAACCCCAAGCTGAGGGAGATGTGA
- a CDS encoding ABC transporter ATP-binding protein, whose translation MTLEVSDLRVYYRTLRGDVRALDGPTFTLADGEIMGLAGESGSGKSTLSKSLIRLDGRMRYVGGDVVLDGDTVPVWDDRAMNEFRYKRISLIPQYAMSAMNPTRKIGRMIAELLESRGVRFRGIQDELHRRLELVGLETDVLNRYPLELSGGMKQRVVMVMSTLLDPSLLIADEVTSALDVSTQRAVAETLVEFRDREFVKSMIVVTHDISLVYQIADTIMVMYAGRLAEKASAKTIIEMPRHPYTKMLLDSLPEVGVKYEDKRLSGIPGSPPGLLSPPQGCRFRDRCPLADEQCLEQPPFVEVERDHHVACWKAE comes from the coding sequence GTGACCCTCGAAGTCTCGGACCTGCGGGTCTACTACCGGACACTGCGCGGGGACGTCCGCGCGCTCGACGGTCCCACCTTCACCCTGGCCGACGGCGAGATCATGGGCCTGGCGGGGGAGTCGGGCAGCGGCAAGTCCACGCTCAGCAAGAGCCTGATCCGACTGGACGGGCGGATGCGCTACGTCGGCGGCGACGTCGTCCTGGACGGCGACACGGTGCCGGTGTGGGACGACAGGGCGATGAACGAGTTCCGCTACAAGCGGATCTCCCTCATCCCGCAGTACGCGATGAGCGCGATGAACCCCACCCGCAAGATCGGCAGGATGATCGCCGAACTGCTGGAGTCGCGGGGGGTCCGCTTCCGCGGGATCCAGGACGAGCTGCACCGCCGTCTGGAGCTGGTCGGGCTGGAGACGGACGTGCTCAACCGCTACCCGCTCGAACTGTCGGGCGGTATGAAGCAGCGCGTCGTCATGGTGATGTCGACGCTGCTGGACCCGTCGCTGCTGATCGCCGACGAGGTGACCTCGGCGCTGGACGTGTCCACCCAGCGGGCGGTCGCCGAGACCCTGGTGGAGTTCCGCGACCGCGAGTTCGTCAAGAGCATGATCGTGGTCACCCACGACATCTCGCTGGTCTACCAGATCGCCGACACCATCATGGTGATGTACGCCGGACGTCTGGCGGAGAAGGCGTCGGCCAAGACGATCATCGAGATGCCCAGGCATCCCTACACCAAGATGCTGCTGGACTCGCTGCCGGAAGTGGGCGTCAAGTACGAGGACAAGCGGCTGAGCGGCATCCCGGGCAGCCCGCCCGGTCTGCTCAGCCCGCCGCAGGGGTGCCGGTTCCGGGACCGCTGCCCGCTGGCCGACGAGCAGTGCCTGGAGCAGCCGCCGTTCGTGGAAGTGGAACGCGACCACCACGTCGCCTGTTGGAAGGCCGAGTGA